From the genome of Amia ocellicauda isolate fAmiCal2 chromosome 14, fAmiCal2.hap1, whole genome shotgun sequence, one region includes:
- the LOC136767887 gene encoding fructose-bisphosphate aldolase A has protein sequence MPHQYPFLTPEQKKELSDIAQRIVAPGKGILAADESTGSMAKRLQSINAENTDENRRFYRQILFSADDRVKPCIGGVIFFHETLYQKDDSGKVFSKVIKDKDMVVGIKVDKGVVPLAGTNGETTTQGLDGLYERCAQYKKDGADFAKWRCVLKITPTTPSHLAIIENANVLARYASICQMHGIVPIVEPEILPDGEHDLKRCQYVTEKVLAAVYKALSDHHVYLEGTLLKPNMVTAGHSCPQKYSPQEIAMATVTALRRTVPPAVPGVTFLSGGQSEEEASINLNAINQCPLHKPWALTFSFGRALQASALKAWAGKKENAKAAQEEYIKRALTNSKASVGKYSPSGDKGAAAGESLFVANHAY, from the exons ATGCCTCACCAGTACCCATTCCTCACTCCGGAGCAGAAGAAGGAGCTGTCTGATATCGCCCAGCGTATCGTCGCTCCTGGAAAGGGCATCCTCGCTGCTGATGAGTCCACAG GCAGCATGGCGAAGAGGCTGCAGAGCATCAACGCGGAGAACACCGACGAGAACCGCCGCTTCTACCGGCAGATCCTGTTCTCCGCCGATGACCGCGTCAAGCCCTGCATCGGGGGCGTGATCTTCTTCCACGAGACGCTCTACCAGAAGGATGACTCGGGCAAGGTCTTCTCCAAGGTCATCAAGGACAAGGACATGGTGGTCGGCATCAAG GTTGACAAGGGTGTTGTTCCTCTGGCCGGGACTAATGGAGAGACCACCACACAAG ggcTGGATGGTCTGTATGAGCGCTGTGCCCAGTATAAGAAGGACGGCGCCGACTTCGCCAAGTGGCGCTGCGTGCTGAAGatcacccccaccaccccctcccACCTCGCCATCATCGAGAACGCCAACGTGCTCGCCCGCTACGCCAGCATCTGTCAGATG CACGGCATCGTTCCCATCGTGGAGCCCGAGATCCTGCCCGACGGAGAGCACGACCTGAAACGGTGCCAGTACGTCACAGAGAAG GTTCTGGCCGCCGTCTACAAGGCCCTGTCTGATCACCATGTCTACCTGGAGGGCACCCTGCTCAAGCCCAACATGGTGACCGCTGGACACTCCTGCCCCCAGAAATACTCCCCCCAAGAGATTGCCATGGCAACTGTCACTGCCCTGCGCCGAACCGTGCCCCCCGCTGTGCCAG gtgtaaCTTTCCTGTCTGGTGGGCAGAGTGAGGAGGAGGCCTCCATCAACCTGAACGCCATTAACCAGTGCCCCCTGCACAAGCCCTGGGCCCTGACCTTCTCATTTGGCCGTGCCCTGCAGGCCTCTGCACTGAAGGCCTGGGCGGGCAAGAAGGAGAATGCCAAGGCCGCTCAGGAGGAGTACATCAAGAGAGCGCTG ACTAACAGCAAGGCTTCCGTAGGGAAGTACAGCCCCAGTGGAGACAAGGGAGCTGCAGCTGGAGAATCACTCTTCGTTGCCAACCACGCCTACTGA